The Gemmatimonadales bacterium nucleotide sequence CGGGCCAGCGGGAGGTTGCCCTGGCCCTTGAACACGTGCGCCCGCCCGAGCCGGGAGCGCAGCACCATGACCAGGTCGCCCGCCGTCGTTGCCGCGGATTCGGTGGCGGCGTAACAGGCCATGGCGGTCGGCCAGCGCGCCAGCAGCCTGTTGAGCCGCCCCGCGAACAAAGCCGTGCTGGCAAACTCGGCGGGCGGCACCCGTTCGCCATAGGTCCGCACCGCCAGCGTCAGCGTCTGCAGCGCTTCTTCCAGGCGGCCTTCGTGCTCCAGGAAATAGGCGTACGCCATGATGCCGAGCCGGAGACCGGCGAGCGGCTGCCCGTCGTTAGGGAGGGCATCGGTGATCCCGCGGAGATGTGCCGTCTCCGGCAGATCGGACGGGAGCTCCCGGATATGGCGCCGCACCGCCTCGATCTGCCAGCGCAGGCCCAGCCGTGATTCGGTCGTATCGTCCGAGGTCAGAAGGCGCTCGATCAGGCGAGCAGTCAGATAGCCGCCCAACGCCAGTTTCGCCGACACGTCGCGCTCCTGATCGCGCTCCAGCCGGGCGCGTTCGAGGAAGGGCGCGTTGGACACGATGTCCCCGGACGACCCGATCTCGCCAAAGAGCTGCTGGGGCGTGAACAGAGAAACGTCCTTCCGAGAGGGGCGGTGGAGTATGCTAGTATGGCCCGCCAAACGGGCCGTGGCAAGGGCGCGCAGTTTCCAGCAGCAGCCCGTGCGAAACGGGTGCTGGGGAGTGCTCACATTGGGCATATTGTGCGCCCCATGCGACGCGGCATCACCCTCATCGAGCTGCTGCTGGTCCTGATCGTCACGGGGCTGCTGTCCGCCATCGCACTGCCCCGGTTCGCCACCCTGGCCGATGATCTGGCCGTCGAGGCGGCAGCCCGTCACTTGGTCGGGGCCCACCGGCGGGCCCGGATGATCGCCATTCTGGAGAGCCGTCCCGTGGTGCTCACCATCGCACCGGACTCGCTGGTTATCCGGCTGGGCAGTGCGGGCCCTCAGTCGTGGCGAGCATCCGGTCCGGTGGCCGACGGGGTCGCGCTCGCCGGCGGGGCCAAGCAGATCGTCTTCTCGCCGGTTGGTGTCACGGCCGGTCTTTCCAATGCATCGTTTCAGCTCACTCGGGGGGGCGCGAGTCGGACCGTGGTCGTATCACGGCTCGGCCGTGTCCGGATTCTTCCCTGAGGGAGCGGGCGGCCGGCCGGAGGGTGACGGCCTCTTCGGTCGACCGACCCCGCTCTGCTTCGAAAACGAATCGGGGAGGCGGCGCGGCACCGGGCGGCGCCTAACCGTCCTCCAGACCGTACTTCCGCACCTTGTGCAGCAGGGTCGAGCGCGAAATCCCCAGCAGCAGGGCGGCTTGCCGCTTGTTCCCCGAGGTGTGCCGCAACGCCCGCGAGATGTGTCGCCGCTCCGCCGCGTCCAACGAGTCGGGTTCGCCCGCCGCGGCCGGCGCAAGAGCGTGACGCAGGGCGCCGAGGTCCAGATCGGGGGCTTCCAGATCGAGCACCACCAGGTCGAAGCCGGGGAGCGCCAGGGCGGCAGCGGCAGCAGGCCCGTCCGGCGCGGCCACCGCATGGTGACCGGCCCCCCGAAGCAGGCTCAACAGTGCGTCCAGTCGCGCGGGGTCGCGCTCCAGGACCAGCAGGTGCAGCGGTGGCATGCATGAAGGTAACTTTGCTCCCAATCCAATTCGAGAACGGCATGTCGGCAGCACCCGATCTCAGGCGATTGGCCGTGGGTGAGGACCCGGAGGAACCCCTGCGGGGTGCTGGGCATCGATCAGCGGGATAGCCGCGGCCCCCTTCACCAGCTTGATCCTGGGGAACTGCCAGGGAGAGCTCTCGACCGCTCCGTTATGGAGTTGACTGTCAGCGCGAGATCGATCTGGCAGCTGGATCCGGGGAGAGCGTACCGGGGAAGCAGCGACTGGGGGGCGCCGCCCACGCCTGAAAAAACGGAACGGCCGCCTAGTCGTGGCTAGACGGCCGTCCCGCGCATGGACTACCCGAGGTCGGGGCATTGCTGCCGCCGTTCTTCTCCCACCTGCCACCGGTTGGCTGATTCGCCGCTCGGGAGGGCGAGGTGAAGCCTCGGCTTCGATCCCCAGGCCGGATGGCCATCCCACCTGGTTCGTCTATGCGAGCGCTGCGAGTCGGATCGGGTCGCGGACCGACCTTTCGCACTGCACCCCGAGGCGCAAGATCGGGGCGGATGAAGCACGCGACTGGCTTCACCTGTCCGAGCCGGGGTGATCACCAGGATCAACGAGAGCCTGAGCCCTTGGTTGCGTCGGCGCTCTCCCCTGATATCCCGCTCGAACCCGCCTTCAGGCCGTGACTGCGACACGGGGTCTCAGCACGCTTCCGTTCAGGCGCGTGGACGTAAAATAGGCACCCGCGAGAATCTCGCAAGTGCCTGATTTTATTCGGGTTACGTCTCTTCGGCCAGCTTCGGATGTGGAAACCTAACCCCTGCCGCTGCCTGCGCCTACCGCCTCCGTCCACACGATGTGGAGATGTGAATCCACATTGGGCACCGAACCCTCAAGACTCCAGCCCCACCTCGATATAGCGGTAGGTCGGCTCCAGCTCGGTGGGAGCGAACAGGCACCCCGCGGAGCTGGCCGCGTACCACCCCGCGGCCAGCGGGCGCGGCACGTCCAACTCATGGATGATCGGACCCAGCCAGCGGCGAAGGTGTCGCACCTCCGGAGCCCGCCGCCCCAGTAGCGCGAGCAGGGCCCCGGCTCCGGCGGTGGCGCGGAGGAAATGAGCCAGCGCGTGCGCCCGATGGGTGAATTCCACCGCCTTCACCCCTGGCTCATCGAACAGGACGGCGCCCTCGAAGACATCCATCGGCGGGGCATCGAGGCGCGGGCCGAGGTAGACGAAGCGGCGCCCATTGGCGCTCTTTCGCTCGATGACGGCGGCCGCGGTTTCGCTGGTGAGCCTGGCCGCGTGCAGCAGATCGTCGTCCAGCAGCACCCCCACCGCCCCACTCCACTCCAGCGCGGCCAGGGCGGTCTCGACCGGGCAGCCCAGGGCATCGTCGAAGGCCAGCAGGCGAGGCGCCTCCCCGGCCCGGAGCACGAAGTGCGACAGTCCTTCAGCCCGATCGGTGAAGGTGCGGACAACCAGAGTTTGTGGCGCGGTCATGCCTTCAATCTACGTGCTGGGCGCCCCCCGGACCATGGCCGCTCAAGGCGTCAGCTCCGACGACGGCTCGACCTTCACGATCCAGAGCCCGGCGTTGATGTCGTTGACGTAGACCAGTCCGTTCCGATAGAAGGCGCCCCAGGCGTTCGCCGCGTTGGGCACGACGCCGCGGCTGTCGCCCGTGACCACGTGCGCGATCTCCCGGCCCTGCCGCAAGAGGTCGCCCCGGAGCTCACCCGAGATATCCAGCACTCTGAGGCCGCCCTGGTAGTCACCCATGTAGAGCGTGTCGCCTGCGACCCACACATTGTGGGTCCCTCCGTCCTTGGGCTCGTAGTAGGCCACCTCCCTGGGATGGCGCAGCTCCGATACGTCGATCACGTGGAGCCGCCCGTAGGCTCGGCCCAGTCCGACCACGCCACCTCCCTCGGTATTGCGCGGCTTCGCCGAGAACACCTCGTCTCCGACGAAGACGTACTTGCCGTGGCGCCAGGCCGTATGGGTGCCACGGATGAACCCCGGTCCGCCCACCGCCTCGACATCGCGGTAGAGATCATCCAGGGCATACTTGTACTGGGAGACCAGTTGGGGGTTCTCCGGGCTGCCGCCGGCCATGCCGTTGCCGACGTCGAGGATCACCAGACCGTTGTTCCAGTAGCTCAGGTAGGCGAGCCCATCCTGCACGTCGATGTCGTGCAGCATCCGGCCCGCGCTTGTGCCGGGCGTCTCCCACCGGGCCACCTGCCGCGGCTTGTAGGGATCGCGCAGGTCGATCACCCGCATCGATCCGGTGGCGTCGTCGGTGAGATAGACGTAGCCGCGGTAGATGAACGTGCTATGCACCCCACCGGTGACCGTCTCGGTGAACTCGGCGATCGCCTTCGGGTGGGCTGGATCTTCGAATGAGAGGACCACGATCCCGTTCTTGCGGGTCGAGGCATTCTCCCGGGTGAGGACGCCGTATTTGCCGTCCTCGGTGGTCATCACGTCGTTGATGTGCCGGGCATCCACCACCACCGAGTCGGTGATCGACGGCGTCGCAGGATTCGCCAGATCGACCGCGTAGATCCGATCGCCGATGGTAGTGAGATATCCGTGCTTTCCGTCCGGATGGATCCAGAACTCGGCGGCGGGGAAGGCGATCGGCAGCCGCCCCACCAGTGTCGTGGGACGGCGGACATCGCGGTCCCTCACGGTGACCAGGGTTTCGGCGGTTCGGCCCGCGAAGCTGGCCGCGACCCGATATATCCCGGGGACATCGGCCACGAAGCTGCCGTCGGGGTCGATCTGCCCGTTGCCCGGGCTGAGACTCCACTCGGGTTGCGCGTCGCTCACCGTACGGCCCGCGGCGTTACGGGCCCGAAAGCCGATCTTCAGCACATCGCCCGTGCGGATGCTGGTGTCCCCGGGCTCCAGTTGCAGCGAAGCGACCGGATTGGGATGCACCGTGATGCTGAGTGTACGCCGGCTCCGGCCGGCCCGCGCGGTGAGGGTCGCCCGACCGGGCCGGCCGCCGGTGAGCCGTCCCGAGCGGCTCACCGCCACGACCGCGGGCGCATCCGAGCTCCAGATTACCTCGTCGTACCGCCGGTCGTCATTGGCGGAGTAGGGTGTGGCCATCAGCTGCACGGTCTGCCCGGCATATAGCTTGGTGACCACTGGCTCGATGGCGATCTTGGCGGCGGGTCCCGGCAAAATGGTGACCCGGGCAAACCCGGCGGCCGGTGAGCCGCCGGCGGCCGGGCTCACCAGCGCGCTGAGTGTGAGGGTTCCGGTCGCGCCACCGGTCACCAGCCCCGTCGAATCCACGGTCCCCTCGAAGTGCCCACCGGACTGAAACCACCGCACGGTGGTGCCGGGGTACGGTCGTCCTGCGGAGTCCAGGGCCGAGACCTTGAGCCGGACGGTGTCACCCACTTGGATGGCCACCTCGGCCGGCTGCACGATCGCCTTGGCGATGGGTGAAGG carries:
- a CDS encoding GspH/FimT family pseudopilin — protein: MRRGITLIELLLVLIVTGLLSAIALPRFATLADDLAVEAAARHLVGAHRRARMIAILESRPVVLTIAPDSLVIRLGSAGPQSWRASGPVADGVALAGGAKQIVFSPVGVTAGLSNASFQLTRGGASRTVVVSRLGRVRILP
- a CDS encoding helix-turn-helix domain-containing protein is translated as MPPLHLLVLERDPARLDALLSLLRGAGHHAVAAPDGPAAAAALALPGFDLVVLDLEAPDLDLGALRHALAPAAAGEPDSLDAAERRHISRALRHTSGNKRQAALLLGISRSTLLHKVRKYGLEDG
- a CDS encoding Ig-like domain-containing protein, giving the protein MLHAVGLLLALQQTAPVPPTPSPIAKAIVQPAEVAIQVGDTVRLKVSALDSAGRPYPGTTVRWFQSGGHFEGTVDSTGLVTGGATGTLTLSALVSPAAGGSPAAGFARVTILPGPAAKIAIEPVVTKLYAGQTVQLMATPYSANDDRRYDEVIWSSDAPAVVAVSRSGRLTGGRPGRATLTARAGRSRRTLSITVHPNPVASLQLEPGDTSIRTGDVLKIGFRARNAAGRTVSDAQPEWSLSPGNGQIDPDGSFVADVPGIYRVAASFAGRTAETLVTVRDRDVRRPTTLVGRLPIAFPAAEFWIHPDGKHGYLTTIGDRIYAVDLANPATPSITDSVVVDARHINDVMTTEDGKYGVLTRENASTRKNGIVVLSFEDPAHPKAIAEFTETVTGGVHSTFIYRGYVYLTDDATGSMRVIDLRDPYKPRQVARWETPGTSAGRMLHDIDVQDGLAYLSYWNNGLVILDVGNGMAGGSPENPQLVSQYKYALDDLYRDVEAVGGPGFIRGTHTAWRHGKYVFVGDEVFSAKPRNTEGGGVVGLGRAYGRLHVIDVSELRHPREVAYYEPKDGGTHNVWVAGDTLYMGDYQGGLRVLDISGELRGDLLRQGREIAHVVTGDSRGVVPNAANAWGAFYRNGLVYVNDINAGLWIVKVEPSSELTP